The sequence below is a genomic window from Streptomyces sp. B21-105.
CTCGAACCAGAACCACCGGGAGTCACCCTCGTAGGCGAGGATGTGGGTGGCGACCCGGTCCAGGAACCACCGGTCGTGGGAGACGACCACCGCGGCGCCCGGGAACTCCAGCAGCGCGTTCTCCAGGGAGGACAGCGTCTCCACGTCGAGGTCGTTGGTCGGCTCGTCGAGGAGGAGCAGGTTGCCGCCCTGCTTGAGGGTGAGCGCGAGGTTCAGACGGTTGCGCTCACCGCCGGAGAGCACACCGGCCGGCTTCTGCTGGTCGGGCCCCTTGAAGCCGAACGCGGAGACGTACGCGCGTGACGGCATCTCGACCTGGCCGACGTTGATGTAGTCGAGCTCGTCGGAGACCACGGCCCACAGCGACTTCTTCGGGTCGATGTTCTCGCGGCTCTGGTCGACGTACGAGATCTTGACGGTGTCGCCGACCTTGATGGACCCGGAGTCGGGCTCTTCGAATCCCTGGATCATCTTGAAGAGGGTCGTCTTGCCGGCGCCGTTCGGGCCGATGACGCCGACGATGCCGTTGCGCGGCAGCGTGAAGCTCAGGTCGTCGATGAGGACCTTGTCACCGAAGGCCTTGGAGAGGTTGTTGACCTCGACGACGATGGAGCCCAGGCGCGGGCCCGGCGGGATCTGGATCTCCTCGAAGTCCAGCTTCCGCATCTTGTCGGCTTCGGCGGCCATCTCCTCGTAGCGGGCGAGACGGGCCTTGGACTTGGCCTGACGCCCCTTGGCGTTGGACCGCACCCACTCGAGCTCTTCCTTCAGACGCTTGGCGCGCTTGGCGTCCTTCTGTCCCTCGACCTTGAGACGGCTCTGCTTCGTCTCCAGGTAGGTGGAGTAGTTGCCCTCGTAGCCGATGGCCCGGCCGCGGTCGAGCTCCAGGATCCAGCCCGCGACGTTGTCCAGGAAGTACCGGTCGTGGGTGACGGCGACGACGGTGCCGGGGTACTTCGCGAGGTGCTGCTCCAGCCACTGCACGGACTCGGCGTCCAGGTGGTTGGTGGGCTCGTCGAGAAGCAGCAGGTCGGGCGCCTCGAGCAGCAGCTTGCACAGCGCGACGCGGCGGCGCTCACCGCCGGAGAGGTTGGTGACGGGCCAGTCGCCGGGCGGGCAGCCCAGGGCGTCCATGGCCTGCTCGAGCTGGGTGTCCAGGTCCCACGCGCCTGCGTGGTCGAGGTCCTCCTGCAGCTTGCCCATCTCGTCCAGCAGCGCGTCGGAGTAGTCCGTCGCCATCAGCTCGGCGACCTCGTTGAAGCGCTTGAGCTTGCCCATGATCTCAGCCGCGCCGTCCTGCACGTTCTCCAGGACGGTCTTGGACTCGTCGAGCGGCGGCTCCTGCAGCAGCATCCCGACGCTGTAGCCGGGCGACAGGAACGCGTCGCCGTTGGAGGGCTGCTCCAGTCCCGCCATGATCTTCAGAACGGTGGACTTACCGGCGCCGTTCGGCCCGACCACACCGATCTTCGCGCCGGGCAGGAAGCTCAGCGTTACGTCGTCAAGGATGACCTTGTCGCCGTGTGCCTTGCGCGTCTTGCGCATGGTGTAGATGTACTCAGCCAAGAGAAACCGTCCGGCAGCTTGAAATCTGGCAGTGGGCAGATACACCCCATCTTGCCGGACGGCTACCCCTCGGGGGAAACCCGTCCGGGCAGGGGGCTTTGATCTGGGGTTTTCGCCGGGAGGACCCGGGGGCGGGGCGCCGGCGGTGCCGTTGATCGGCAAGCGGTGCCAGTGGTCGGCGGGCGGCCGCGGCAGTGTTCTGTCGCGGCACGCCGCCCGTGGTGCCGTGCGGTGCGGTGCGGTGCGGTGCTAGAGCTTGGTCATCTTGGCGTAGGGGCTCAGGATCCGCTCTTGTGCCGAGCCGAAATCCACGAGCGCGGCGATCCCGTCCTCGATGCCGATCACTCGGCCGAGGCCGTACATGTCGTGTGTCACCTGGTCGCCCACGGCAAAGTGCTTGGGCACGAGTGTGGTCGGCGCCTTGAAGGGGCTGGTGGGCAAGTGACGCTTCGGTGCAGAAGGTTTTGTCATTGCCTTCAGTATGCGCCTGGATCGGGGTGGAAATCGGCTGGAGTCCGCGGTCGGCCTTCTTCTAGGGTCTCCCGGGTGGACTGGAACAGGTGGCACGACCGGTACGACGCCCCGGATTCGCCGCTTGCCCGGCGCCTGTCGACGGTGCGGGAACAGGTGCGGCTGGCACTGGACGACTGTCCGCCCGGCCCGCTCCGGGTGGTGAGCCTCTGCGCGGGGCAGGGACGCGATCTGCTGGGCGTTCTGCCTGGTCACCCGCGTCGCGAGGACGTGCGGGCGCGGCTGGTGGAGCTTGATCGGCACAACGTCGACGCGGCCCTCGACGCCGTGCGGTCGGCCGGTCTCGCACAGGTCGAGGTCGTCGCCGGCGACGCCTCGCTCCTCGATCACTACGCCGGGATGGCGCCGGCCGACCTCGTGCTGCTCTGCGGAGTGTTCGGAAACATCACAGATCCGGACATCGAACGGACCGTCGACGCCTGCACGCAGCTGTGCGCGACCGGAGGCCGGGTGATCTGGACCAGGAATCGCAAGGCCCCGGACCGGGTTCCACTGATCTGCGGGTGGTTCGAGGAGCGGGGCTTCGAACGCGAGTGGGTCACGGACGAGGAGCAGTTTCAGTCCGTGGGCGTGCACCGCTTCCGGGGACCGTCCCGGCCGTTGCAGCCGGGCGAGCGCGTCTTCACTTTCGTGGGGTACGACAGGCTGCGCCCCGCGACCTGAGCCCGAGGCCGCCGGTCAGCTCTGTGAGCCGTTCTCCTTCCGTCCGATGAACAGGAGCGCCGCTCCGCCGATGACCACCAGGCCGATGGCCGTGCCCGCGATGAGCGGGGTGGCACTGCTGCCGCCCGTCGCGGCGAGGTCGGTGTCGTCCGCGGTGGAGACGCCGCCCACGGTGGCCGGGCTCGGTTCGCTCAGGGTCTGGGTGGTCAGGTCGGCGACCTCGTCGGACTGCGTGCGGCAGTCCAGGACGCCGGTGAACCTGTGCTGGTCGCCCTGCGGGCCGACGATCGAGAAGTCGTAGGCCTGGTCCTCCTGCAGCGGGACCGTCACCGTCTTGGACCCGCCGGCGGGGATGGTGTGCTGCAGCCCCATCAGCTCGAAGGTGAAGGCCTCGTCGCCCGGGTTGGCGGCGGCGATGTCGACGCCGGTCTTCGCGCAGTTCTTCGCCGCGGACAGTGCCGGTATGGCGCCCTTCTGGGCCCAGGCCGCGCTCGCGGTCGCCGACACCGTGGACTCGCTGGAGCCGGCCAGGATCTGGGTCTGGCTGCGGCTGTCGGAGGTGAAGGCTCGGCCGACCGGGACGGTGGTGGAGGCCTGCACGGTCAGTTCGGCCGAGCCGGCGGCCGTGTCGGCGGGCACGTCGAAGAACAGCTGGCTGCCGTCCGACACGGCCGTGAGCGGCTTGCCGTCCTTGCCGACGATCCGCACTCCGCTGGTGGCGGCGTCCACCGGCGGTGCCACCGTCGCGCTCGTCGCGTTGGTGTGGACCGTCACCGGGCCGAGCAGTTCGCCCGGGCGGCCGGACACGGCGGGCGCGTCGAGGGTGAGGGAGGCCGCGGGTTCCGCGACGACCCGGGCGGCCTTCTGCAGGTAGTCCGCGAGCCGTTCGGCCTGCGGGTCGACGGCGTCGACCACCGCGCCGTCCGAGTAGCGCCAGACGGCCACCTGGGTGCCGGCGGCCGCGTCCTGCTCGGTGAGGCCGCCGCCGATGCCGGCCTTCTCGGCGAGCGAGGCGAGATCGTTGATCTGGGGGTAGGAGTGCTGCAGGATCCAACGGATGCGGCCCGCGTTCCGGTTGGCGGCCAGCAGCGTGCCGCTCCAGGGCGTCTCGTGGTACTTGGCGTCCCTCTGCGTGGGGTTGTAGAGGTCGACGGAGTACGTCTGCAGGGTGCCGCCGCCCTCGACGGACATCTCGAACAGGCCGGCCGACACCTCCTGGTCGCCGCCGTCGGCATGGACCAGGGCGGGACCGTAGGTCTTGAGGCCGCCGATCGTCGCGGTGGCCCCGCCCTGACTCTGTGTCATCTCTGTCGCGGCGGCCGTGCCCGCGGTGGCGAGCACGCCGACGGCGACGAGGCCGGACGTCACGGCCGCCACGGACGCCGCCGCGAGACGGACCGGGCCCCGCCCGCGTGCGAACAACGCGGAGAACGAAGAAATCACACAATTCCCCTTCGAGCAGGACCCGTTGATGTGGGGGTACGGTCCCACCAGCAGAATCAGAAGCCCCAGTGAGCTACGTCCGGCATCCTAGAGACGCCGCGCACCACGCCTGCCGGTCATCTCGTCGGATCACCGATCCGACTCGGAATCGTTATCCCCAAGATCGTCCACCGATCGGCTCGAGGGTGCGACATGTCGACTTGTCCACTCCGTCGCTCCGCGCGGATGCGTCGATATGCCACGACCCACTGTTGACTGACCGTCATCACTGCACTCCGCTGCGGATCGCCGGGCCGGTTCAGGTCACCCCCGCCGGCTCGCGACGCCGTGCGTCGTCGGACTTCGCGTCCGCCGCAGCGGCGACCGGGGTCGCCCAGTCGGGCTCGGGCTGTGGCGGCGGTCCTGCCGCCGCGGACTCGGCACGGCCCTGCCGCCGGAATGCCGACGTGCCCCGTGCGATGTCGTGGCCGATCGCCACGGCGTCGATGTCCGCGGAGGTCCAGCCCTGCTGCCCCTCGCGAGACTCCGTGCGCACCTTCAGCCTCCCCTGGACGATCACCGGGTCCCCGACGTTCAGCGAGGCCATCGCGTTCTGGGCCAGCTGCCGGTTGGCCCAGACCGTGAAGAAGTTGGTGTGTCCGTCGGTCCAGGCGCTCTTCTCCCGGTCCCAGTAGCGCGAGGTCACCGCCAGCCGGAACCTCGCCGACGCACCCGCCGCAAGGTCCCGGTAGACCGGCTGCGTCGCCACGTTGCCCACTGCGCAGACCATCGTCTCGTTCACGCGAACCCCTCCTTCGCCCGGACGGTCGTGCCGCCCGGTCACACGCACGGGCCCGTCCCGTACGGCTGCGTCCGCCGCGACGGCCGCGGTGGTGTTCACCGTGTGCCGTCAGCGCCGTTCGCGGCGACCGCGTCCGTCGCGACCGCCGCGAAGCCAGACTGCCTCCGTCGGGCCGGGCCCGCCGAGCACTGTGGACCACCGCCCGCCTGTGGAAAACTCCACCACCCGGACGAGTGATCCACGCCCGTGCTCCCGAAGCTCACCCCCAGCGGATCCGCTCCTCGGTCTCGGGTCCCAGAAGACCGGACCCGCCCGACCGTCCAGGCTCAGACGACCGGCCCGCTCAACGGTCAGGACCCCTGAGGCCCCAGTCCGCGCGCCGCTTCACCGTGCGCCCGTTCACCGCGCACCCCCTCACCTCACCGCGCGCCCGCCACCGCCCCTGTGACCCTGGCGTACTGCTCCCGCACCTCCCGGTAACGCAGCAGTTCCGAGGCGACGGGGTCCAGCACCCGGGCCCGTCCGCAGCCGGCTGCCGCCTCCCGCAGCCGGCGTTCCGCGTCGTGCCCGTACCGCCGGGCCGGTCCCCGGGCCGCCATGCGGCAACTCCACTCGACCAGCGGGCCGCCGACGATGCCGGCCACCATCAACAGCACCGGAACCCCGAGGTTGGGGGCCATGACTCCGACGATCTGACCGACCAGCCACAGTCCGCCGACGACCTGCAGGAGCGTCATGCCCGCCTGCGCCAGGACGGCGACCGGCCACCAGCCCGGCCGGGGCGGTCGTCCCGGCGGCAGCCCGGCCCGCGCCGCCAGGTCGTCCAGCGCCTCGGGCAGTCCCTGCGCGCCACGTACCGCCGCCTCCCGGACGGCCTGTGCCCAGGGCGCCGGCAGCCCGGCCGAGGCCCGCTCCGACAGGGTGCGCACCGCCTGTTCGACGCGCTGCCGTGCAGTGGCCTCCTCGTCGGCCTGGGCGCGGACCGGCAGCCGTCCGGTGGGAGGGTCGCGCCGGTCCTGATGCCATCGCCACAGCCGCAGCCAGGGCGTCCCGCACGCGCGGTTGGCGTTGCGCAGCCAGGCGCGCTCGGCGGCCTCACCCGCCGCGGTGGCGCCCACCGCGTCCGCCAGCCGGTCGGCGAACTCGTCCCGCGCCTCCTCGCTCAGCCCGATGCGTCGTCCGGTGGCGTAGACGGACCGCAGTCGCCAGGCCGCGGCGTCCACGTCGGCCGAGATGCGCCGGGCGGCGGCGCCGCGCTCCGCGACGAACTGGCCCAGCACCTCGCGCAGTTCGCCGACGCCGTCGCCGGTCAGCGCGGACAGTGCGAGCACGGTGGCGCCCGGTTCGCCGTACTCGCCGAGGGCGACGCCGTCCTCGTCGAGCAGCCGCCGCAGATCGTCCAGGACCAGCTCGGCGGCCTCGCCGGGCAGCCGGTCGACCTGGTTGAGGACGACGAACATGACCTCCGCGTGCCCGGCCATGGGCCGCAGATACCGTTCGTGCAGGAC
It includes:
- the ettA gene encoding energy-dependent translational throttle protein EttA — its product is MAEYIYTMRKTRKAHGDKVILDDVTLSFLPGAKIGVVGPNGAGKSTVLKIMAGLEQPSNGDAFLSPGYSVGMLLQEPPLDESKTVLENVQDGAAEIMGKLKRFNEVAELMATDYSDALLDEMGKLQEDLDHAGAWDLDTQLEQAMDALGCPPGDWPVTNLSGGERRRVALCKLLLEAPDLLLLDEPTNHLDAESVQWLEQHLAKYPGTVVAVTHDRYFLDNVAGWILELDRGRAIGYEGNYSTYLETKQSRLKVEGQKDAKRAKRLKEELEWVRSNAKGRQAKSKARLARYEEMAAEADKMRKLDFEEIQIPPGPRLGSIVVEVNNLSKAFGDKVLIDDLSFTLPRNGIVGVIGPNGAGKTTLFKMIQGFEEPDSGSIKVGDTVKISYVDQSRENIDPKKSLWAVVSDELDYINVGQVEMPSRAYVSAFGFKGPDQQKPAGVLSGGERNRLNLALTLKQGGNLLLLDEPTNDLDVETLSSLENALLEFPGAAVVVSHDRWFLDRVATHILAYEGDSRWFWFEGNFESYEKNKIERLGADAARPHRATYKKLTRD
- a CDS encoding class I SAM-dependent methyltransferase, with amino-acid sequence MDWNRWHDRYDAPDSPLARRLSTVREQVRLALDDCPPGPLRVVSLCAGQGRDLLGVLPGHPRREDVRARLVELDRHNVDAALDAVRSAGLAQVEVVAGDASLLDHYAGMAPADLVLLCGVFGNITDPDIERTVDACTQLCATGGRVIWTRNRKAPDRVPLICGWFEERGFEREWVTDEEQFQSVGVHRFRGPSRPLQPGERVFTFVGYDRLRPAT
- a CDS encoding TQXA domain-containing protein, whose protein sequence is MISSFSALFARGRGPVRLAAASVAAVTSGLVAVGVLATAGTAAATEMTQSQGGATATIGGLKTYGPALVHADGGDQEVSAGLFEMSVEGGGTLQTYSVDLYNPTQRDAKYHETPWSGTLLAANRNAGRIRWILQHSYPQINDLASLAEKAGIGGGLTEQDAAAGTQVAVWRYSDGAVVDAVDPQAERLADYLQKAARVVAEPAASLTLDAPAVSGRPGELLGPVTVHTNATSATVAPPVDAATSGVRIVGKDGKPLTAVSDGSQLFFDVPADTAAGSAELTVQASTTVPVGRAFTSDSRSQTQILAGSSESTVSATASAAWAQKGAIPALSAAKNCAKTGVDIAAANPGDEAFTFELMGLQHTIPAGGSKTVTVPLQEDQAYDFSIVGPQGDQHRFTGVLDCRTQSDEVADLTTQTLSEPSPATVGGVSTADDTDLAATGGSSATPLIAGTAIGLVVIGGAALLFIGRKENGSQS
- a CDS encoding single-stranded DNA-binding protein, whose product is MNETMVCAVGNVATQPVYRDLAAGASARFRLAVTSRYWDREKSAWTDGHTNFFTVWANRQLAQNAMASLNVGDPVIVQGRLKVRTESREGQQGWTSADIDAVAIGHDIARGTSAFRRQGRAESAAAGPPPQPEPDWATPVAAAADAKSDDARRREPAGVT
- a CDS encoding GTPase, which produces MEQEEKEGPGHESHQEHQEHQMDQENQGREDRQRQQEDRGVQECAESTAQEPTGHARVADGTEDDVLPRPDADEDSDEAWDDGLIARRVSEAAAAEQAAAADKAARSGGGGGALPSTPLVYDAPLRSRLEALRELVGLSRTRLDSRTLAQAGRVLDEAAARRRHSGQHTVVALAGATGSGKSQLFNALAGVTISETGVRRPTTSSPIVCSWSDGASSLIDRLGIPGRLRRRPVQSAEAEAQLRGLVLIDLPDHDSAAVRHREQVDRVLALVDAVIWVVDPEKYADAVLHERYLRPMAGHAEVMFVVLNQVDRLPGEAAELVLDDLRRLLDEDGVALGEYGEPGATVLALSALTGDGVGELREVLGQFVAERGAAARRISADVDAAAWRLRSVYATGRRIGLSEEARDEFADRLADAVGATAAGEAAERAWLRNANRACGTPWLRLWRWHQDRRDPPTGRLPVRAQADEEATARQRVEQAVRTLSERASAGLPAPWAQAVREAAVRGAQGLPEALDDLAARAGLPPGRPPRPGWWPVAVLAQAGMTLLQVVGGLWLVGQIVGVMAPNLGVPVLLMVAGIVGGPLVEWSCRMAARGPARRYGHDAERRLREAAAGCGRARVLDPVASELLRYREVREQYARVTGAVAGAR